One Helianthus annuus cultivar XRQ/B chromosome 12, HanXRQr2.0-SUNRISE, whole genome shotgun sequence genomic region harbors:
- the LOC110904851 gene encoding LEAF RUST 10 DISEASE-RESISTANCE LOCUS RECEPTOR-LIKE PROTEIN KINASE-like 1.2 yields MKKLKTTLFLSFFFFVFIFKHSFCLDPWFELCVPKDCGDGVNITYPFFIHELQNSSCGYPGFHLTCRNKSPMLRLSGNDFKVKHMDPKTHSIRLQNTGVSSSCPSSIIRSLTLDPNRFVINKTTTNLLITRCENRTLGRDLDKYRIRSCQNSTEFVMVENDENMKRVRDGCGGGGDVVEMPVELGGGDAEVDGGNYKEVAERGFVMTWLAANCSVCEESGGRCGYNATAFEFRCFCADRPRRISCNPEKTKPTTIIILVVVGCAIIFALATGIFLIHRAYKRKALMCTDKSRELEDASVYFGVSVFSYAELQDATNHFDSSKELGDGGFGTVYYGKLRDGREVAVKRLYEHNYKRVQQFMNEVEILTRLRHKNLVSLYGCTSRRSRELLLVYEYIPNGTVADHLHGDLAKQSPLTWPIRMKIAIETASALVYLHASEIIHRDVKTNNILLDTDYCVKVADFGLSRLLPNDVTHVSTAPQGTPGYVDPEYYQCFQLTDKSDVYSFGVVLIELISSMPALDISRSRDEIVLANMAINRIQRCALDELIDPFLASDPDTEKMTTLVAELAFRCLQFDSETRPTMVEVLEALKGIRVEESGDDVGNVTVKKSEVPPPSPENEGVGLLKGPIMASPVTVTAKWHSTSSESITPNAG; encoded by the exons ATGAAAAAGCTCAAAACCACCCTTTtcttatccttcttcttcttcgtcttcATCTTTAAACATTCTTTTTGTTTAGATCCATGGTTTGAACTATGTGTCCCTAAAGATTGTGGAGATGGAGTCAACATCACCTATCCATTTTTCATACATGAATTACAAAACTCCTCTTGTGGATACCCTGGATTCCACCTCACTTGCCGCAACAAGTCCCCGATGCTTCGGCTATCCGGAAACGACTTCAAAGTTAAACATATGGACCCAAAAACGCACTCGATCCGACTCCAAAACACCGGGGTTTCGTCATCCTGTCCCTCAAGTATAATCCGGAGTCTAACTCTTGATCCTAACCGGTTCGTGATTAACAAAACTACCACTAATTTGCTGATAACGCGTTGTGAAAATAGGACACTTGGTAGGGATTTGGACAAGTATAGGATCCGGTCTTGTCAGAATAGTACGGAGTTTGTTATGGTTGAAAATGATGAGAATATGAAACGCGTGAGGGATGGttgtggcggcggtggtgacgttGTTGAGATGCCGGTGGAGTTGGGTGGCGGAGACGCGGAGGTTGACGGTGGGAATTATAAGGAGGTGGCGGAAAGAGGGTTTGTGATGACGTGGCTGGCGGCGAATTGTAGTGTTTGTGAGGAAAGTGGTGGGCGGTGTGGGTATAATGCGACGGCTTTCGAGTTTCGTTGTTTTTGCGCCGACAGACCACGAAGAATCAGTTGCAATCCTG AAAAAACAAAGCCTACAACGATAATCATCTTAG TTGTGGTAGGATGCGCGATCATCTTTGCACTGGCTACCGGCATTTTCCTTATACATCGTGCCTACAAACGCAAAGCTCTTATGTGTACGGATAAATCACGAGAACTTGAAGATGCTAGTGTCTACTTCGGTGTGTCGGTTTTCTCCTATGCCGAACTTCAGGACGCCACCAATCATTTCGATTCTTCCAAAGAATTAGGCGATGGGGGTTTCGGGACTGTTTATTATG GTAAACTCCGTGACGGTCGGGAAGTCGCAGTGAAACGGCTTTATGAGCACAACTACAAACGAGTCCAACAATTCATGAACGAGGTCGAAATCCTCACTCGGTTACGCCATAAAAATCTTGTGTCGCTTTACGGTTGCACCTCCCGCCGTAGCCGTGAGCTCCTCTTGGTCTATGAGTACATCCCTAATGGCACGGTGGCGGACCACCTCCATGGTGACCTTGCAAAACAGAGCCCGCTTACGTGGCCAATCCGTATGAAAATAGCCATTGAAACCGCCAGCGCGCTAGTATACCTTCACGCCTCCGAAATCATACACCGAGATGTGAAAACTAACAATATTCTTCTCGATACCGATTATTGTGTCAAAGTAGCGGATTTTGGGTTATCGAGGTTATTACCGAATGACGTGACTCATGTCTCGACCGCACCTCAAGGTACCCCGGGTTATGTGGACCCAGAATATTATCAGTGTTTCCAGTTGACAGATAAAAGTGATGTGTACAGTTTTGGAGTAGTTTTAATCGAGTTGATCTCATCAATGCCCGCTCTCGACATTAGCAGATCCCGCGATGAGATTGTTCTAGCTAACATGGCTATAAACAGGATACAAAGATGTGCTCTTGATGAGCTCATCGACCCGTTTCTAGCATCCGACCCGGATACCGAGAAGATGACAACATTGGTAGCTGAATTGGCATTTCGTTGTTTGCAATTCGATTCCGAGACGAGGCCTACAATGGTTGAGGTTTTAGAGGCTTTAAAGGGGATTCGAGTGGAGGAAAGTGGTGATGATGTAGGAAATGTGACCGTTAAAAAGTCCGAAGTGCCGCCACCTTCGCCAGAAAATGAAGGTGTAGGGTTGTTAAAAGGACCGATTATGGCGTCGCCAGTCACTGTGACGGCTAAATGGCATAGCACTAGTAGCGAATCGATCACACCAAACGCCGGTTGA